The Girardinichthys multiradiatus isolate DD_20200921_A chromosome 7, DD_fGirMul_XY1, whole genome shotgun sequence region ACATCCTCCTGCTCTCTCTGGCTTTCTCAGATTGCATGGTGGGATTCctcatttcatttcaaatagTGCTGATAGATGGTTGCTGGTATCTTGGGGACATCATGTGTGGAGTCTACTTCATTTTGGATTATGTTATCACTACTGCTTCAATAGGAACCATGGTGCTTATTTCTATTGATCGTTACGTGGCCATTTGTTACCCCCTATATTACCCCAGCAAAATCACTGAAGAACGAGCAAAGAtgtgtgtttctctgttttggATGTGTTCCATTTTTTATCATTGTGTTCTCCTGAGAGATAACCTGCAACACCCAGGGAGGTATAATTCCTGCTCTGGAGAGTGTCTAGTTTTTCTAGATCATATTGGGGGAGTTTTTGATCTTTTGTCATCCTTCATTTGTCCTGTCACTGTGATCATTATTCTCTATGTGAGAGTATTTATAGTGGTTGTGTCACAGGCTCGGGCCATGCAGTCTCACGTTGCAGCCATCTCAGTTCAGGGTTCAGTGAGAGTCGCAGCTAAGAAATCTGAAATGAAGGCAGCCATTTCACTGGGGGCTGTTGTAGTTGTGTTTCTGATATGCACTTGCCCATATTTCTTTGTTACACTTATTGCAGAAGATGCTGCTGTCAGTGCTTCATCTGTGGCATTTCTTCTGTTCTATTTTAATTCCACCCTGAACCCTCTGATCTATGCACTATTTTACCCCTGGTTTAGGAAATCAGTTAAACTTATTCTTACACTGCAGATCCTGAAGCCAGACCTGTGTGACACAATCATGGTGTGAAGAGAGTTCAACTAACAAGACATTGTTAAATAGACAAGAAGCACTGGATGCAAACAAGtataaattgtaatttttattgATGAAACTTTACTCTTGTCTTATGACAGAGAGCTAGGGAAAATGTCCTTTGTGTCATCAGTGTAGATTAAAGCGTTTAACAAATCCTGAGATACAATTAATTCTGTATAAATTtatagaaatatttccaaatcctAAAACATACGAGGAACTCTGTTGTGAAATGTGAAACCAGCCAAGGGTCAAAAAGGGATTTTTATATTTGGTTTCTGTTGAAGAGAGGATTCAGATCACAGTATATTTTGGCATATTTTACCTTGTAAAGTATTGTGTAACTTTAACAAGTAGTACAACTTTTAAACCTTTGTTCAACTTTAGcctaattaacaaaaaatatatactgtaGTTACAGTGTGTCATGTTGTACACAGTATATAATTGTAAAATGTTATACTATACACTGATAATCTTGTCAGGAATCTTGTAGAAATGATTTGGATTTTAAATTGGTGAAACAGAGACTGGTATCAGCATAAGACATTAatgataaattttatttgaacaGGACAAACtctgttttgctttaaaacctgTTAATTCATACACTCACcgaccactttattaggcacacctgtccaactgctcgttaacgcaaatttctaatcagccaatcacatggcagcaactcaatgcatttaggcgtGTAGACGTGGTCAAGACAATcggctgcagttcaaaccaagcatcagaatggggaagaaaggtgatttaagtgactttgaacgtggcatggttgtcaGTGCCAGTGagactggtctgagtatttcagaaaccgTTGATCTACTGGAATTTTCACACATTACCATCTCCAGGGTTTACAGAAAATGgtcagaaaaatagaaaatatccagtgagcagcagttctgtgggcgcaaatgccttgttgatgccagaggacagaggagaatggccagactggttcaagctgatagaaaggcaacagtaactcaaataaccactcgttacaaccaaggcatgcaaaagagcatctctgaacacacaacacattGAACCGTGAGGCGGATTGGCTACATTAGCAAAAGACCACACCCGGCACCACTcatgtcagctaagaacaggaaactaaggcatcaacaacatgaaagcatggatccatcctgccttatatcaacaatattttcttggcacactttgggctccttagtaccaactgagcatcgtgtcaatgccacagccagGGATGGAcatgctgaccatgtccatccctttatgaccacagtgtacccatcttctgacgGTTACTTCCAGCatgataacgcgccatgtcataaagcacaaatcatctcagactagTTTCTGACAATgggttcactgtactcaaatagcctccacagtcaccagatatcaatccaatagagcacctttgggatgtggtggaacgggagattcgcatcatagATGTGCAGCAGACATatttgcagcatctgtgtgatgccatcatgtcaatatggaccaaactctctgaggaatgtttccagtaccttgttgaatctatgccacgaaggattaaggcagttctgaaggcaaaaaggggtccaacccaatactagcaaggtgtacctaataaagtggccggtgagtgtatgttacACAATAAATTTTTACATCGTACTGTTCCACTGAAAGACAAAAGaccatgtatccttttaatttaattactttTCACAATTTATAAT contains the following coding sequences:
- the LOC124871905 gene encoding trace amine-associated receptor 13c-like — encoded protein: MKTVEEAELCFPQLLNSSCRKTMLPPSVYLVIYITISSISLLTVFLNVLVIISICHFKKLHSPTNILLLSLAFSDCMVGFLISFQIVLIDGCWYLGDIMCGVYFILDYVITTASIGTMVLISIDRYVAICYPLYYPSKITEERAKMCVSLFWMCSIFYHCVLLRDNLQHPGRYNSCSGECLVFLDHIGGVFDLLSSFICPVTVIIILYVRVFIVVVSQARAMQSHVAAISVQGSVRVAAKKSEMKAAISLGAVVVVFLICTCPYFFVTLIAEDAAVSASSVAFLLFYFNSTLNPLIYALFYPWFRKSVKLILTLQILKPDLCDTIMV